In one window of Egicoccus sp. AB-alg2 DNA:
- a CDS encoding L-lactate permease: protein MAALLAGVPILVVLVLMVGRRWAASRAGLVGAALALLIAVTAFDFGRGVPAEAPGAGAYLGTFGEALFTSATILWIVVPALAIHHLQVATGATDRLRLALAGLAADPRLFALLIGWFFALFVEGAAGFGASVALAAPFLVGVGYRPLDAVVVAMLGHAIGVSFGAIGTPVVPQVAATGLTGREIAAATASLHLAAGWLLLAVLVVVASRALGRAPRGAIWGWALLAGAAFLVPYWLIATFVGPELPTLGGSLIGIAVFVAVLKLVGGGAARPAGAPPVEVPGASTAAPAPPIERPARGAQTRAEPVRGGKAVHGREPTPHGGAVTAPPTASELARAAAPYLVLVVLVLLTRLVPAIRDPLVSVELAWELPGGFAGVFRPLSHPGTLLAVSFLGGAVLQRVGGAAVVRALRTTLAQLGGVTVALVAMLSLARIMVHAGMTQSLAEAAAAAAGGTWPLLAPLVGVLGTFVTGSATASNVLFTDLQVATADALELPLTPMVAAQGYGAAVGNIVCPHNIVAAGATVGLTGAEGEVLRRTMTPALAYAVIGGLLVLLLT, encoded by the coding sequence GTGGCCGCGCTGCTGGCGGGCGTCCCGATCCTGGTCGTGCTCGTGCTGATGGTGGGCCGCCGGTGGGCGGCGTCGCGGGCCGGTCTGGTCGGTGCCGCCCTCGCGCTGCTGATCGCCGTCACGGCATTCGACTTCGGCCGGGGCGTGCCCGCGGAGGCGCCCGGTGCGGGCGCCTACCTCGGCACCTTCGGCGAGGCGCTGTTCACCTCCGCGACCATCCTCTGGATCGTCGTCCCCGCGTTGGCCATCCACCACCTGCAGGTCGCCACCGGCGCCACCGACCGGCTGCGGCTGGCGCTGGCCGGCCTGGCCGCCGACCCGCGCCTGTTCGCGCTGCTGATCGGCTGGTTCTTCGCGCTGTTCGTCGAGGGCGCGGCCGGCTTCGGTGCGTCGGTGGCGCTGGCCGCACCATTCCTGGTCGGGGTCGGCTACCGGCCGCTGGACGCCGTGGTGGTGGCGATGCTGGGTCACGCCATCGGCGTGTCGTTCGGCGCCATCGGCACGCCTGTCGTCCCGCAGGTGGCCGCGACCGGTCTCACCGGGCGGGAGATCGCCGCGGCCACCGCGTCGCTGCACCTCGCCGCCGGCTGGCTGCTGCTGGCGGTGTTGGTGGTCGTCGCGTCGCGGGCGCTGGGTCGGGCGCCACGCGGCGCCATCTGGGGCTGGGCGCTGCTGGCAGGGGCCGCGTTCCTGGTGCCCTACTGGCTGATCGCGACCTTCGTCGGCCCGGAGCTGCCGACGCTGGGCGGCTCGCTGATCGGCATCGCCGTCTTCGTCGCCGTGCTGAAGCTGGTCGGTGGTGGCGCCGCGCGCCCGGCCGGAGCGCCGCCCGTCGAGGTGCCCGGTGCGTCAACGGCAGCGCCCGCCCCGCCGATCGAACGGCCGGCCCGCGGCGCGCAGACGAGGGCCGAGCCCGTCCGCGGCGGCAAGGCGGTGCACGGTAGGGAGCCGACACCGCACGGCGGGGCGGTGACGGCGCCGCCCACGGCGTCGGAGTTGGCGCGCGCCGCGGCCCCCTACCTGGTCCTCGTCGTCCTGGTGCTGCTGACCCGACTGGTGCCCGCGATCCGCGACCCGCTGGTGAGCGTGGAGCTGGCCTGGGAGCTGCCGGGCGGATTCGCGGGGGTGTTCCGGCCGCTCAGCCACCCCGGCACGCTGCTGGCGGTGTCGTTCCTCGGCGGGGCCGTCCTGCAGCGGGTCGGCGGCGCCGCCGTCGTCCGGGCGCTGCGCACCACCCTCGCCCAGCTCGGTGGCGTGACCGTCGCCCTGGTCGCGATGCTGTCGCTGGCCCGGATCATGGTCCACGCCGGCATGACGCAGTCGCTGGCCGAGGCCGCGGCGGCCGCGGCCGGTGGCACCTGGCCGCTGCTGGCGCCGCTGGTCGGCGTGCTGGGCACGTTCGTGACCGGCTCGGCCACGGCGTCGAACGTGCTGTTCACCGACCTGCAGGTCGCGACGGCCGACGCGCTCGAGTTGCCGCTGACCCCGATGGTCGCCGCGCAGGGCTACGGCGCCGCCGTCGGCAACATCGTCTGCCCCCACAACATCGTCGCGGCCGGCGCGACCGTCGGGCTGACCGGCGCCGAGGGCGAGGTGCTGCGGCGCACCATGACCCCCGCGCTGGCGTATGCCGTCATCGGCGGCCTGCTGGTGCTGCTGCTGACCTGA
- a CDS encoding DnaJ domain-containing protein, with protein sequence MHGATDDPHHTLGVSPEATAEQITAAYRQLVRQEHPDLHPHDSAAERAARHQRVAAITAAYRMLNDPAELQRWQRLQERRRPDAAGDQPGRRGVHFTAANPRAGGGIEPAPGDPDFDYRRRAPSEFDVDDRPGGVPWSARPRRRSRWRRR encoded by the coding sequence ATGCACGGGGCGACGGACGATCCTCATCACACGCTGGGCGTGTCACCGGAGGCGACCGCGGAGCAGATCACGGCCGCCTACCGGCAACTCGTCCGGCAGGAGCACCCGGACCTGCACCCGCACGACTCCGCCGCCGAACGGGCCGCCCGTCACCAGCGCGTGGCCGCCATCACGGCTGCCTACCGGATGCTGAACGATCCGGCCGAACTGCAGCGCTGGCAGCGGCTGCAGGAGCGTCGTCGGCCCGACGCCGCCGGTGACCAGCCGGGCCGGCGGGGCGTCCATTTCACGGCGGCGAACCCGCGTGCCGGCGGCGGGATCGAGCCGGCGCCCGGGGATCCGGACTTCGACTACCGGCGGCGGGCTCCGAGCGAGTTCGACGTCGACGACCGGCCCGGCGGCGTGCCGTGGAGCGCCAGGCCGCGGCGCCGGTCGCGGTGGCGTCGCCGCTGA
- a CDS encoding C40 family peptidase, whose product MRVHLLLPAAVVALAATTVAAVGVRAPDAGADTATATPVLAEAVRATAAAGIDLDVDVARHDHPPRSVVTDPDGAWLATFTDGAHTVAVAGEERTFDEPSADAGVTTDVWVRLLDAPFDGDVDLAWLRAALDDREPDVLEIATEYFEGAPDVRDEDGALIAGEAEYGPLLPDGWRPVGADWHDFPGVDATYGSKVDPADPEEYRALDCSGYVRIVYGFRLGLPLTLRPDGGASLPRRSFEQAAEAPGVVPIADGELDEARLQTGDLVFFDAPDDGDDRIDHVGIHLGVDDDGHHRFIHSRRSSNGPTLGGDAQGPSILDGEDYFARGFVSTRRL is encoded by the coding sequence TTGCGCGTCCACCTGCTGCTGCCCGCTGCCGTCGTCGCCCTCGCTGCCACCACCGTCGCCGCCGTCGGCGTCCGCGCACCTGACGCCGGTGCCGACACCGCGACGGCGACCCCCGTGTTGGCCGAGGCCGTCCGCGCGACGGCCGCCGCCGGCATCGACCTCGACGTCGACGTGGCGCGGCACGACCACCCGCCACGCAGCGTGGTCACCGACCCCGACGGCGCCTGGCTCGCCACCTTCACCGACGGCGCGCACACGGTCGCCGTCGCCGGCGAGGAGCGCACCTTCGACGAGCCGTCCGCCGATGCCGGCGTGACCACCGACGTGTGGGTCCGCCTGCTCGACGCGCCCTTCGACGGCGACGTCGACCTCGCCTGGCTCCGGGCCGCGCTCGACGACCGTGAGCCCGACGTGCTGGAGATCGCCACCGAGTACTTCGAGGGTGCGCCCGACGTCCGCGACGAGGACGGGGCGCTGATCGCGGGCGAGGCCGAGTACGGCCCGCTGCTGCCCGACGGCTGGCGGCCGGTCGGCGCCGACTGGCACGACTTCCCGGGCGTCGACGCGACCTACGGCAGCAAGGTCGACCCGGCCGACCCGGAGGAGTACCGGGCCCTCGACTGCTCCGGCTACGTCCGGATCGTCTACGGGTTCCGGCTGGGGCTGCCCCTGACGCTGCGGCCCGACGGGGGCGCATCGCTGCCGCGCCGCTCGTTCGAGCAGGCCGCCGAGGCACCTGGCGTGGTGCCCATCGCCGACGGCGAGCTCGACGAGGCCCGCCTGCAGACCGGCGACCTGGTGTTCTTCGACGCGCCGGACGACGGCGACGACCGCATCGACCACGTCGGCATCCACCTCGGCGTGGACGACGACGGCCACCACCGCTTCATCCACTCGCGCCGGTCCTCCAACGGCCCGACGCTGGGCGGAGACGCGCAAGGTCCGTCGATCCTCGACGGCGAGGACTACTTTGCCCGCGGCTTCGTGTCGACGCGCCGCCTCTGA
- the pgsB gene encoding poly-gamma-glutamate synthase PgsB — MEDLPLSSSDDVVTIVVAAGLVLLLLLGLWERRRNQARLDRVPLRISINGSRGKSTVTRLLTGALAEGGLRPLGKTTGTEPKLLFGWNGTEEDVRRRPEGPNIGEQRQVTRRAVREGADAMVIECMAVDPEYQLTFHRDLLDVNLLVICNALDDHLDEMGPTVEDVAEVLAESIPAGQTVVVTPERHLDTYRRVADERGAKLLVAEPEAVTEDQLAGYGYLVLPDHVALVLAITRELGIPDEAALRGMRAAPSDPFAMRITPVGDPDEPAWFVNGFAANDPTSTLAVWEHIHDRALPSDELTVIVNCRADRMGRTQLFATDVLPHLPIDTLVVTGEQTRPILRAAESGAIGAGDVRDLTGQDAEQVIQALDGQLTRRIVYGVGNLHGGGAELVAALERLAIDPTTDRGVA, encoded by the coding sequence GTGGAGGATCTACCCCTGTCGTCGTCCGACGACGTCGTCACGATCGTCGTCGCTGCCGGCCTCGTGCTGCTGCTCCTCCTCGGCCTGTGGGAGCGGCGGCGCAACCAGGCCCGGCTGGACCGCGTCCCGTTGCGGATCAGCATCAACGGCAGCCGCGGCAAGTCCACCGTCACCCGCCTGCTCACGGGCGCGTTGGCCGAGGGAGGTCTGCGGCCGCTCGGCAAGACGACCGGGACCGAACCCAAGCTGCTGTTCGGCTGGAACGGCACGGAGGAGGACGTCCGTCGCCGGCCCGAGGGGCCCAACATCGGCGAGCAGCGCCAGGTCACCCGGCGTGCGGTGCGCGAGGGGGCCGACGCCATGGTCATCGAGTGCATGGCGGTCGATCCCGAGTACCAGCTCACGTTCCACCGCGACCTGCTGGACGTGAACCTGCTGGTGATCTGCAACGCCCTCGACGACCACCTCGACGAGATGGGCCCGACGGTGGAGGACGTCGCCGAGGTCCTCGCCGAGAGCATCCCGGCGGGCCAGACGGTCGTGGTCACGCCCGAACGCCACCTCGACACCTACCGGCGGGTGGCCGACGAACGTGGCGCCAAGCTGCTCGTCGCCGAACCGGAGGCGGTCACCGAGGACCAGCTGGCCGGCTACGGCTACCTCGTCCTGCCCGACCACGTGGCGCTGGTGCTGGCGATCACGCGCGAGCTCGGCATCCCCGACGAGGCGGCGCTGCGCGGCATGCGCGCCGCTCCCTCCGACCCGTTCGCGATGCGGATCACCCCGGTCGGCGACCCGGACGAGCCGGCCTGGTTCGTCAACGGGTTCGCGGCCAACGACCCCACCTCGACGTTGGCGGTGTGGGAACACATCCACGACCGGGCCCTGCCCTCGGACGAGCTGACCGTGATCGTCAACTGCCGCGCCGACCGGATGGGCCGCACCCAGCTGTTCGCCACCGACGTGCTGCCGCACCTGCCGATCGACACGCTGGTCGTGACCGGCGAGCAGACCCGGCCGATCCTGCGGGCGGCCGAATCCGGGGCGATCGGCGCCGGCGACGTGCGTGACCTCACGGGCCAGGATGCCGAGCAGGTGATCCAGGCGCTCGACGGCCAGCTGACGCGCCGGATCGTCTACGGCGTCGGGAACCTCCACGGCGGCGGGGCCGAGCTGGTCGCCGCCCTCGAGCGTCTCGCCATCGACCCGACGACCGACCGCGGAGTCGCCTGA
- the pgsC gene encoding poly-gamma-glutamate biosynthesis protein PgsC → MFGTELYLSLVIGVVVSLVYAERTGVIPAGMVVPGYLALVLDQVLFVGAIFLISFATFTIVHFGVSKWVILYGRRRFVAMLGVGILLKLLFDYLYPALPFEVYEFRGIGVIVPGLVANSIARQGLPHTLISTLLLAGVTFLLVFAVNLVMA, encoded by the coding sequence ATGTTCGGAACCGAGCTCTACCTCTCCCTCGTGATCGGCGTGGTCGTCAGCCTCGTCTACGCCGAGCGCACGGGCGTGATCCCGGCGGGCATGGTCGTCCCCGGCTACCTCGCCCTGGTGCTGGACCAGGTGTTGTTCGTCGGGGCGATCTTCCTGATCAGCTTCGCGACCTTCACGATCGTGCACTTCGGCGTGTCGAAGTGGGTGATCCTCTACGGCCGCCGACGGTTCGTCGCGATGCTCGGCGTCGGGATCCTGCTGAAGCTGCTGTTCGACTACCTGTATCCCGCGCTGCCGTTCGAGGTGTACGAGTTCCGCGGCATCGGCGTCATCGTCCCCGGGCTGGTCGCCAACTCGATCGCCCGCCAGGGCCTGCCGCACACGCTCATCTCCACGCTGCTGCTGGCGGGCGTGACGTTCCTGCTGGTGTTCGCGGTCAACCTCGTGATGGCTTGA
- a CDS encoding CapA family protein, with protein MTDTAPPVDAPATTFRGRLQRRLRRQSRTAGRDSLVALVVTALLVGLVHGGGWLEGEAAAAAPLDDTALFRGVMVGDLMFGRHVAKVAERRGHDWLLEDVTPLFDGADYVTGNLEQVIAADPDALPDADKLIHLASDRRAAQALADAGFTTLALANNHAMDHGIPGLRETIAALDDVGLASVGAGETLQDALEIEYQEVGDLTVATLSFSDAYVVGFVALAFQGGVLSAEPDRTGRLIREAAANADLVVTHFHWGTEYGFAANRDQRELAQMAAAAGADIVIGHHPHVLQSVERIGDTLVMYSLGNFVFDQGWSRTRESAVVRYQLGQDGRARVEFVPVEVREGAPRPLAGPLADYRRARIFQRLTGGGLEWTREDGMLVTEIDHSGALGGAGS; from the coding sequence ATGACCGACACCGCTCCCCCGGTCGACGCGCCGGCGACCACCTTCCGGGGTCGCCTGCAGCGCCGGTTGCGCCGCCAGTCACGCACGGCGGGACGCGACTCGCTCGTCGCGCTGGTGGTCACGGCCCTGCTCGTCGGGCTGGTCCACGGCGGCGGCTGGCTCGAGGGCGAGGCCGCCGCCGCGGCGCCGCTGGACGACACGGCACTGTTCCGTGGCGTCATGGTCGGCGACCTGATGTTCGGCCGTCACGTCGCGAAGGTGGCCGAGCGCCGCGGCCACGACTGGCTGCTGGAGGACGTCACGCCGCTGTTCGACGGCGCCGACTACGTGACCGGCAACCTCGAGCAGGTGATCGCCGCGGATCCCGACGCACTGCCGGACGCCGACAAGCTCATCCACCTCGCCAGCGACCGGCGGGCCGCGCAGGCCCTCGCGGACGCGGGGTTCACGACCCTGGCGCTGGCCAACAACCACGCCATGGACCATGGCATCCCGGGGCTGCGCGAGACGATCGCCGCGTTGGACGACGTCGGGTTGGCGTCGGTCGGCGCCGGCGAGACCCTGCAGGACGCGCTGGAGATCGAGTACCAGGAGGTCGGCGACCTGACCGTGGCGACGCTGTCGTTCAGTGACGCCTACGTGGTCGGGTTCGTGGCGCTGGCCTTCCAGGGCGGCGTGCTGTCGGCCGAACCGGACCGGACCGGACGGTTGATCCGCGAGGCGGCCGCCAACGCGGACCTGGTCGTCACCCACTTCCACTGGGGCACGGAATACGGCTTCGCGGCCAACCGTGACCAGCGCGAGCTGGCGCAGATGGCGGCCGCGGCCGGGGCCGACATCGTGATCGGCCACCATCCCCACGTGCTGCAGTCGGTGGAACGGATCGGCGACACGTTGGTGATGTACAGCCTCGGCAACTTCGTGTTCGACCAGGGCTGGTCGCGCACACGCGAGTCGGCGGTCGTGCGCTACCAGCTGGGTCAGGACGGCCGCGCCCGCGTGGAGTTCGTGCCCGTCGAGGTACGTGAAGGCGCGCCGCGGCCGCTGGCCGGGCCGCTGGCGGACTACCGGCGTGCCCGCATCTTCCAGCGGCTGACCGGCGGTGGCCTGGAGTGGACACGCGAGGACGGGATGCTGGTGACCGAGATCGACCACTCCGGGGCGCTGGGAGGGGCCGGCTCGTGA